The Deltaproteobacteria bacterium genome has a window encoding:
- a CDS encoding SDR family oxidoreductase has product MSENEVLTALPAEDASTAWQEQVTAGRFAGKTVIVTGAGSGIGRASASRIAREGGRVVAFDVSGERLRELAASLPGADLVLVTGDITEQASIDAIVAAAGRRIDGLANVAGINDDFSPLAETTDAIWNRVLDVNLSGAFKLTRAVLPAMVAAGRGAIVNVASEAGLRGNASGTAYTVSKHGVIGMTRSAAFMYGPTGIRVNAVAPGAVATGIPFPAKVSAAGLARLQPFYSQIPTLATAAQLAASITFLLSDDGVNVNGAILTSDGGWSIQ; this is encoded by the coding sequence ATGTCCGAGAACGAGGTGCTGACCGCGCTGCCCGCCGAGGACGCGAGCACGGCCTGGCAGGAGCAGGTCACCGCCGGCCGTTTCGCCGGCAAGACGGTGATCGTCACCGGCGCAGGCTCCGGGATCGGGCGCGCGAGCGCGTCGCGCATCGCACGCGAGGGGGGCCGGGTCGTCGCGTTCGACGTCTCCGGCGAGCGCCTCCGCGAGCTCGCAGCGTCCCTTCCCGGCGCCGACCTCGTGCTCGTCACCGGTGACATCACCGAGCAGGCGTCCATCGACGCGATCGTCGCCGCGGCGGGTCGCCGGATCGACGGGCTCGCCAACGTGGCCGGCATCAACGACGACTTCTCGCCCCTGGCCGAGACGACGGATGCCATCTGGAATCGCGTCCTCGACGTGAACCTCAGTGGAGCGTTCAAGTTGACGCGCGCCGTGCTTCCCGCGATGGTCGCGGCCGGCCGCGGCGCGATCGTGAACGTCGCCTCGGAGGCCGGCCTGCGCGGCAACGCATCCGGCACCGCGTACACGGTCTCCAAACACGGCGTGATCGGCATGACCCGGAGCGCAGCCTTCATGTACGGTCCCACGGGCATCCGCGTCAACGCCGTCGCACCCGGCGCCGTCGCCACCGGCATCCCGTTCCCGGCGAAGGTGTCCGCGGCCGGGTTGGCTCGGCTGCAGCCCTTCTACTCCCAGATCCCGACCCTCGCGACGGCGGCGCAGCTCGCCGCGTCCATCACGTTCCTGCTGTCGGACGACGGCGTGAACGTCAACGGGGCGATCCTCACGAGCGACGGAGGCTGGTCCATCCAGTAG
- a CDS encoding class I SAM-dependent methyltransferase: protein MRVRTALELVRGGQLGPLFAVLRLATPYYRVVWLASAFRAGVLQRLARGPASLETLAGEALRDQADRAWLETWLELGVRTGALRSDGSCYGLRSRLARALARPGNDAIAAILEEVATLHHRLVLESPERFAAGRRFTLADQDGVLIARSSPLVRPFVHEAIDRVVPPRGVLRLLEVGAGSGTYIRYAAERNRELTALGLELQPEVAELANANLHAWGCAARASVDKGDVRDRAPEPVFDVVTFHNNIYYFPVTERVALLRHAARFLVPGGRILLTTACRGGSPATVALDIWSAGTQGCGRLPAPPELVAQLREAGFEDAHSRSLVPGDSFHAFYGRKPS, encoded by the coding sequence GTGCGAGTCCGAACCGCTCTCGAGCTGGTCCGCGGAGGCCAGCTCGGCCCCCTCTTCGCAGTCCTGCGCCTGGCGACCCCGTACTACCGCGTCGTCTGGCTGGCCTCCGCCTTCCGCGCGGGCGTGCTGCAGCGGCTCGCGCGGGGGCCCGCCTCGCTCGAGACGCTCGCCGGCGAAGCCCTGCGCGACCAGGCCGACCGCGCCTGGCTCGAGACGTGGCTCGAGCTCGGCGTGCGCACGGGCGCGCTCCGCTCCGACGGCTCGTGCTATGGGCTGCGCAGCCGCCTCGCGCGCGCGCTCGCCCGGCCCGGGAACGACGCCATCGCGGCGATCCTCGAGGAGGTGGCGACCCTGCACCACCGCCTCGTGCTCGAGTCGCCCGAGCGCTTCGCCGCCGGGCGGCGCTTCACGCTCGCCGACCAGGACGGCGTCCTGATCGCACGCTCCTCGCCCCTCGTGCGCCCCTTCGTCCACGAGGCGATCGACCGGGTGGTGCCGCCGCGAGGCGTGCTCCGCCTTCTCGAGGTCGGCGCCGGCTCGGGCACCTACATCCGCTACGCGGCCGAGCGGAACCGCGAGCTCACGGCGCTCGGCCTCGAGCTCCAGCCCGAGGTCGCAGAGCTCGCCAACGCCAACCTGCACGCCTGGGGCTGCGCGGCGCGCGCCTCGGTCGACAAGGGCGACGTGCGCGACCGCGCTCCGGAGCCGGTCTTCGACGTCGTCACCTTCCACAACAACATCTACTACTTCCCCGTCACGGAGCGCGTTGCGCTCCTGCGTCATGCGGCGCGCTTCCTCGTCCCGGGCGGGCGCATCCTGCTCACGACCGCGTGCCGTGGCGGGAGCCCGGCAACCGTGGCGCTCGACATCTGGAGCGCCGGGACCCAGGGCTGCGGGCGCCTGCCGGCGCCGCCGGAGCTCGTGGCGCAGCTCCGCGAAGCGGGCTTCGAGGATGCCCACAGCCGCTCGCTCGTCCCCGGCGACAGCTTCCACGCCTTCTACGGCCGCAAGCCGTCGTGA
- a CDS encoding tetratricopeptide repeat protein — MDPQAAPRPFPLPKLLLFSTVVVVGFFAIVEGLLALAGVSTRLEREDPFWGFSGLVSVFERHGDEYRTRFLEPNRVFNDQQFAAEKPGNGLRIFTLGGSSAYGYPWSADAAFSGVLGDVLAEALPERHVESINAAGISYALHRLRFVAREVVEYQPDVLILYSGHNEFIEPDFFAALKKQTPRRNRLLELLWHSRLYSGMELLASRFSPEDPASASAARFDMFVRRNETVAYDAAQKQAIVDAFRDGLREIAGLARAHGAHLVLMPVVANLRDWRPVRSVVFEKLSEAEYQEWARALAEGRQQLAGGHPKEAVDALERARRLAPSYAETWFLLGRAYEALQRWDDARSAYARAADLDASPVRRISGTNDAVRAVAAEEGALLVDAERLFEAQSEHGLVGFNWIEDYVHPTREGHQRIAWKLWQAMAEAGWLGGQPAQREVFDRVVARRQVSGSEHNAVWLFNQASVLRHQGYLDQATARYRDAVELRPTYAPAQAGLGYALQQSGHYEEALVHHERALALGLDTAESRTNLGTTLFAMGRLDEALRHLQRAVELDSGFAPAQINLGALLEARGEPAQAVPFYRRAVAIDPTGVEQVNNLAWVLATASDPAVRDGAEAVQHAEEAARLTEHRNPQVLDTLAAAYAEAGRFDDATRTAGQAIELLAGSPDAAPVAERLAGYQAGRPYHAAAAR, encoded by the coding sequence ATGGACCCCCAGGCCGCACCGCGCCCCTTCCCGCTCCCGAAGCTGCTGCTCTTCTCCACGGTCGTCGTCGTCGGCTTCTTTGCGATCGTCGAAGGCCTGCTGGCCCTGGCCGGCGTCTCGACCCGGCTCGAGCGCGAGGACCCGTTCTGGGGCTTCTCGGGCCTCGTGTCCGTCTTCGAGCGGCACGGCGACGAGTACCGCACCCGCTTCCTCGAGCCGAACCGCGTCTTCAACGACCAGCAGTTCGCGGCCGAGAAGCCCGGCAACGGACTGCGCATCTTCACGCTCGGCGGCTCGAGCGCCTACGGCTACCCGTGGAGCGCCGACGCTGCCTTCAGCGGCGTGCTCGGCGACGTGCTGGCGGAAGCGCTCCCCGAACGGCACGTCGAGTCGATCAACGCCGCCGGCATCTCCTATGCCCTGCACCGCCTGCGCTTCGTGGCACGCGAGGTGGTGGAGTACCAGCCCGACGTCCTGATCCTCTACAGCGGACACAACGAGTTCATCGAGCCGGACTTCTTCGCGGCGCTGAAGAAGCAGACGCCCCGGCGCAACCGGCTGCTCGAGCTGCTCTGGCACTCGCGGCTCTACTCGGGGATGGAGCTGCTGGCGTCGCGGTTCTCGCCCGAGGATCCGGCGAGCGCCTCCGCCGCTCGCTTCGACATGTTCGTCCGGCGCAACGAGACCGTCGCCTACGACGCCGCGCAGAAGCAGGCGATCGTCGATGCGTTCCGCGACGGGCTGCGCGAGATCGCCGGGCTCGCGCGGGCTCACGGCGCGCATCTGGTCCTGATGCCGGTGGTCGCCAACCTCCGCGACTGGCGCCCGGTCCGTTCGGTGGTCTTCGAGAAGCTGTCCGAGGCCGAGTACCAGGAGTGGGCCCGAGCGCTGGCCGAAGGCCGGCAGCAGCTCGCCGGCGGACACCCGAAGGAGGCGGTGGACGCGCTCGAGCGAGCCCGCCGCCTGGCGCCGTCGTACGCAGAGACCTGGTTCCTCCTGGGCCGCGCCTACGAGGCGCTGCAGCGCTGGGACGACGCGCGCTCGGCCTACGCCCGCGCCGCCGACCTCGACGCATCGCCGGTGCGCCGCATCTCGGGCACCAACGATGCGGTGCGCGCCGTGGCGGCCGAGGAGGGCGCCCTGCTCGTGGATGCGGAGCGCCTCTTCGAGGCGCAGAGCGAGCACGGGCTGGTCGGCTTCAACTGGATCGAGGACTACGTGCATCCGACGCGGGAGGGGCACCAGCGGATCGCCTGGAAGCTCTGGCAGGCGATGGCGGAGGCGGGCTGGCTCGGCGGGCAGCCCGCGCAGCGCGAGGTGTTCGATCGGGTGGTTGCCCGGCGCCAGGTGTCGGGCTCCGAGCACAACGCCGTCTGGCTCTTCAACCAGGCCTCGGTGCTGCGCCACCAGGGGTACCTCGACCAGGCGACCGCTCGCTACCGGGATGCCGTGGAGCTGCGTCCGACCTACGCGCCTGCGCAGGCAGGCCTCGGCTACGCCCTCCAACAGAGCGGTCACTACGAGGAGGCGCTCGTGCATCACGAGCGCGCCCTCGCCCTCGGCCTCGACACCGCCGAGTCACGCACCAATCTCGGCACCACGCTCTTTGCGATGGGCCGCCTGGACGAGGCGCTGCGCCACCTGCAGCGCGCCGTCGAGCTCGACTCCGGCTTCGCTCCCGCCCAGATCAACCTGGGCGCGCTCCTCGAGGCGCGCGGGGAGCCGGCGCAGGCGGTCCCGTTCTACCGGCGCGCCGTCGCGATCGACCCGACCGGCGTCGAGCAGGTCAACAACCTGGCCTGGGTCCTGGCGACCGCGAGCGACCCTGCGGTACGCGATGGAGCGGAGGCGGTACAGCACGCCGAGGAGGCTGCCCGCCTGACCGAGCACCGCAACCCGCAGGTGCTGGACACCCTGGCCGCCGCCTACGCCGAAGCCGGCCGCTTCGACGACGCGACGCGCACGGCCGGCCAGGCGATCGAGCTGCTGGCGGGAAGCCCTGACGCGGCGCCGGTCGCCGAGCGTCTCGCGGGCTACCAGGCCGGCCGCCCGTACCACGCCGCGGCTGCCCGGTAG
- a CDS encoding hybrid sensor histidine kinase/response regulator, producing MRNPTRRGRLLFWGLTPLALVAFGLHVHEVARSGLAQLPVWALRDPDGGYPRVGGYRVETDSSGSRLLPGDRLLSVGTTDLRGAGFIGFDAAALAATGPLGEARLVFERDGVRTEGSIRARARPYPWSRVPPLVASFLFCALVLLRAPGSPDAQRFFAAVMSYGIVQAQFYGGPAWQTWLSLGIWNLGAPIASVLMLRWATYFPAEVAASARPWWGWAWLGLALWIPIRLSYLRGGPLPPAWLPLVSQALHALFIVGTIALLLRNYAHADPVGRRRLKWVLWGCAVGSAPLVLAQASLLLWPGWQGFPAAFALGTTWTTLAVAGMLVAIARYNIFDIDRLLTATASSTLVGAAFLGGLLFVLPELARALAAWAPIGEGPARALLALALAAPLVPAYRRLRPGIERIFFPEQRERERGMEQLLHDLSQCAARSEVLDLVSERLPGVMRPRSCVVYAANGERLEPVPVRGTAPSGSLLRRGPLTLALERDPRPVVVDERAFTRAVPDLAPAERDELLAREAAVLVPLRCGKDLAGFVVLGAPRSGDVYTSGDLTLLAALAQKASAELLHLRDAETIRSERGRAAELARLRVEAEQLLARRSRFLAAASHDLRQPLHALRVLASLLEERIGAGETRALVERLQQSAEALSEMFSSLLDLSRLDVGAVEPRPVALALDPLLEGLCAELAPSAEAKGLELQREESGLAVHSDPVLLGRIVRNLLTNAVLYTERGRVRVVARPRGSRVTVEVSDTGPGIAPERQAEVFREFVRLERGTGGGGGLGLGLAIVERLAQALGHEVAVESEPGRGSTFRLTLPARRLTRRAPAVAAAAGLEGRVVLLVDDDLEVLAATRDRITRWGCRVVAAASTAEALEALERRGVRPEALLVDYRLAAATTGLEVVAAMRAAFGAALPAALLSGETTPEAMGRIRASGLPLLLKPAAPARLRALLAELLRRGASPPSSEPGSARPD from the coding sequence ATGCGGAACCCGACCCGCCGCGGCCGGCTGCTCTTCTGGGGCCTCACGCCCCTGGCACTCGTGGCCTTCGGCCTGCACGTGCACGAGGTCGCGCGCTCGGGGCTCGCGCAGCTCCCGGTCTGGGCGCTGCGGGACCCCGACGGAGGCTACCCGCGGGTCGGCGGCTACCGGGTCGAGACCGACAGCTCGGGAAGCCGGCTCCTGCCCGGCGACCGCCTCCTCTCGGTGGGTACCACGGATCTGCGGGGAGCCGGCTTCATCGGCTTCGACGCCGCGGCGCTCGCTGCGACCGGGCCGCTCGGCGAGGCGCGCCTCGTCTTCGAACGCGACGGCGTCCGGACCGAGGGCTCGATCCGGGCGCGCGCGCGGCCCTATCCATGGTCTCGCGTGCCTCCGCTCGTCGCCTCCTTCCTGTTCTGTGCGCTCGTGCTCCTGCGTGCGCCCGGAAGTCCCGATGCGCAGCGCTTCTTCGCCGCCGTCATGAGCTACGGCATCGTCCAGGCGCAATTCTACGGCGGGCCGGCCTGGCAGACCTGGCTCTCGCTCGGCATCTGGAACCTGGGCGCGCCGATCGCGTCCGTGCTGATGCTGCGCTGGGCCACCTACTTCCCGGCGGAGGTTGCCGCGTCGGCACGGCCCTGGTGGGGCTGGGCATGGCTCGGCCTCGCGCTGTGGATTCCGATCCGGCTCAGCTACCTGCGCGGAGGGCCGCTCCCGCCCGCGTGGCTGCCCCTGGTCTCGCAGGCGCTCCACGCGCTCTTCATCGTCGGCACGATCGCGCTCCTGCTCCGCAACTACGCACACGCCGACCCGGTCGGACGGCGCCGGCTCAAGTGGGTGCTCTGGGGCTGCGCGGTGGGCAGCGCGCCGCTCGTGCTGGCGCAGGCGAGCCTGCTGCTCTGGCCCGGGTGGCAGGGCTTCCCGGCCGCCTTCGCGCTCGGCACCACGTGGACCACGCTCGCCGTGGCCGGCATGCTCGTCGCGATCGCCCGCTACAACATCTTCGACATCGATCGGCTGCTGACGGCGACGGCGTCCTCCACGCTGGTGGGCGCCGCCTTCCTGGGCGGCCTGCTGTTCGTGCTGCCGGAGCTGGCGCGCGCGCTCGCCGCGTGGGCACCGATCGGCGAGGGACCGGCGAGAGCGCTCCTGGCGCTGGCCCTCGCGGCGCCGCTCGTCCCCGCCTACCGGCGGCTGCGGCCGGGCATCGAGCGGATCTTCTTCCCGGAGCAGCGCGAGCGCGAGCGCGGCATGGAGCAGCTCCTGCACGATCTTTCGCAGTGCGCCGCGCGCAGCGAGGTCCTCGACCTGGTCTCCGAGCGGCTGCCGGGCGTGATGCGGCCCCGGAGCTGCGTGGTGTACGCGGCGAACGGAGAGCGGCTCGAGCCGGTTCCGGTGCGCGGCACCGCGCCCTCCGGCTCGCTGCTGCGGCGCGGTCCGCTGACGCTGGCCCTCGAGCGCGATCCGCGGCCGGTCGTCGTCGACGAACGTGCCTTCACGCGCGCGGTCCCGGATCTCGCGCCCGCTGAGCGCGACGAGCTGCTCGCGCGCGAGGCCGCCGTGCTGGTGCCGCTCCGGTGTGGGAAGGATCTCGCGGGCTTCGTGGTGCTGGGTGCCCCGCGCTCGGGCGACGTCTACACGAGCGGCGACCTCACGCTGCTCGCTGCGCTTGCGCAGAAGGCGTCGGCGGAGTTGCTCCATCTGCGCGACGCCGAGACGATCCGCTCCGAGCGGGGCCGGGCCGCGGAGCTGGCGCGGCTGCGCGTCGAGGCGGAGCAGCTCCTCGCGCGCCGTTCGCGCTTCCTGGCCGCCGCGAGCCACGACCTGCGCCAGCCACTGCATGCGCTGCGGGTGCTCGCGAGCCTGCTCGAGGAGCGGATCGGTGCCGGAGAGACCCGGGCGCTCGTCGAACGGCTGCAGCAGTCCGCGGAGGCGCTCTCGGAGATGTTCTCGTCGCTGCTCGATCTCTCGCGCCTCGACGTGGGGGCCGTGGAGCCGCGCCCCGTTGCGCTCGCGCTCGATCCCCTGCTCGAGGGGCTCTGTGCGGAGCTCGCACCGTCCGCGGAGGCGAAGGGGCTCGAGCTGCAACGGGAGGAGAGCGGTCTGGCCGTGCACAGTGATCCCGTGCTTCTCGGCCGCATCGTGCGCAACCTGTTGACCAATGCCGTCCTCTACACCGAACGAGGGAGGGTGCGGGTGGTGGCGCGACCCCGCGGCTCCCGGGTGACCGTCGAGGTCTCCGACACGGGGCCCGGCATCGCGCCCGAGCGCCAGGCGGAGGTCTTCCGCGAGTTCGTCCGTCTCGAACGCGGGACGGGCGGGGGTGGCGGGCTCGGCCTCGGGCTCGCAATCGTCGAGCGGCTGGCGCAGGCGCTCGGCCACGAGGTGGCGGTCGAGTCCGAGCCCGGGCGCGGCTCCACGTTCCGGCTGACGCTCCCGGCGCGCCGCCTCACCCGCCGCGCGCCCGCCGTGGCGGCGGCTGCCGGCCTCGAGGGGCGGGTGGTGCTGCTCGTGGACGACGATCTGGAGGTCCTCGCGGCGACCCGCGACCGGATCACCCGCTGGGGCTGCCGGGTGGTCGCGGCGGCCAGCACGGCCGAGGCCCTCGAGGCGCTCGAGCGTCGCGGCGTCCGGCCCGAGGCCCTGCTCGTCGACTACCGGCTGGCGGCGGCCACGACCGGGCTGGAGGTCGTGGCCGCGATGCGGGCTGCGTTCGGAGCCGCACTCCCCGCTGCGCTGCTCAGCGGCGAAACCACCCCGGAGGCGATGGGGCGCATCCGGGCCAGCGGCCTCCCGCTGCTCCTCAAGCCCGCCGCCCCGGCTCGCCTCCGCGCGCTCCTCGCCGAGCTGCTGCGGCGCGGCGCGAGCCCACCCTCCTCCGAGCCCGGCTCCGCGCGCCCGGACTAG
- a CDS encoding TetR/AcrR family transcriptional regulator, with product MRRLAAAARGTQEERRSEAERRLVEAAAELIGELGVARVTLAGVGERAGYSRGLATHYFGSKGALIQRVVDLATAEFRAALGRRRRPAAALDELRALVQTFFEIVSALPPVHRACLVLGADAVSAGAAEVRPAMVSFDRRFREEVAKGIERGIAAGAFPRSTDPTGLAAVVVGMLRGVAFQSMIDGELDLDACRVEVERLLAARLGPAAAPRPKRPRKGRPR from the coding sequence ATGCGCCGCCTCGCGGCTGCCGCGCGCGGCACGCAGGAAGAGCGCCGCAGCGAGGCGGAGCGACGCCTGGTGGAGGCCGCCGCCGAGCTGATCGGCGAGCTCGGTGTGGCGCGCGTCACGCTGGCCGGGGTGGGCGAGCGCGCCGGCTACAGCCGCGGCCTCGCGACCCACTACTTCGGCTCGAAGGGCGCGTTGATCCAACGCGTCGTCGACCTCGCCACGGCGGAGTTCCGCGCGGCCCTGGGCCGGCGGCGCCGCCCCGCCGCCGCGCTGGACGAGCTCCGGGCCCTGGTGCAGACCTTCTTCGAGATCGTCTCCGCGCTCCCGCCGGTCCATCGCGCCTGCCTGGTTCTGGGCGCCGACGCGGTGAGCGCGGGCGCCGCGGAGGTGCGACCCGCGATGGTGTCGTTCGACCGCAGATTCCGGGAGGAAGTTGCGAAGGGCATCGAGCGCGGGATCGCCGCCGGCGCCTTCCCGCGCTCCACGGACCCCACGGGTCTCGCGGCCGTGGTCGTCGGCATGCTGCGCGGCGTCGCCTTCCAGTCGATGATCGACGGCGAGCTCGACCTGGACGCCTGCCGCGTCGAGGTCGAGCGGCTGCTCGCTGCCCGCCTCGGCCCGGCCGCTGCGCCACGGCCGAAGCGCCCGCGGAAGGGGCGCCCGCGCTGA
- a CDS encoding sulfotransferase, with protein MKKLARRLLRPRPSHHSVAYEDVREERHVFVFGVWGRSSTTALQRILNSTRAICIWGEPGQFLVDNLVEAHHQILHRLDAERSSDRVRAVSESFRRDDFSIETAMARADWQSSLTQVRQALLDLLAPPIPSRRLGFKEIRVRSPLTFRALRELFPNCAFVFLFRDPLAQWPSVQTKKGWPEAEDIELFAAQVETLGGWYLEQEGFFLEDTDLRDRGAVERLCVHLGLPGFQLGLLGDGVSAAPNKRPLAQADADFLRARLGDLYARLQARSRTCLSAPT; from the coding sequence GTGAAGAAACTCGCCCGGCGGCTGCTGCGTCCCCGACCAAGCCATCACTCCGTCGCCTACGAGGACGTGCGCGAGGAACGGCACGTCTTCGTGTTCGGTGTCTGGGGCCGGAGTTCGACCACCGCCCTGCAACGGATCCTGAACTCGACGCGCGCGATCTGCATCTGGGGAGAGCCGGGGCAGTTCCTCGTGGACAACCTCGTCGAGGCTCACCATCAGATCCTGCACCGCCTCGATGCCGAGCGAAGCAGCGACCGGGTGCGGGCGGTCAGCGAATCCTTTCGCCGCGACGACTTCAGCATCGAGACCGCCATGGCTCGCGCCGACTGGCAGAGCAGCTTGACGCAGGTACGCCAGGCCCTGCTCGATCTGCTCGCCCCGCCGATTCCGTCCCGGCGCCTGGGCTTCAAGGAGATCCGCGTCCGCAGCCCGCTCACCTTCCGTGCCCTTCGCGAGCTGTTCCCGAACTGCGCATTCGTCTTCCTGTTCCGGGATCCGCTGGCGCAATGGCCCTCGGTGCAGACCAAGAAGGGATGGCCCGAAGCCGAGGACATCGAGCTCTTCGCCGCTCAGGTCGAGACGCTCGGGGGCTGGTACCTGGAGCAGGAAGGCTTCTTCCTCGAGGACACCGATCTACGGGACCGCGGTGCGGTGGAGCGCCTGTGCGTCCATCTCGGACTCCCGGGCTTCCAGCTTGGCCTCCTCGGCGACGGCGTGTCCGCCGCTCCGAACAAGCGGCCCCTCGCGCAGGCGGATGCCGACTTCCTGCGCGCGCGCCTCGGCGACCTCTACGCCCGCCTGCAGGCGCGATCCCGGACCTGCCTCTCCGCTCCGACCTGA
- a CDS encoding nitroreductase family deazaflavin-dependent oxidoreductase → MNLPYFLRRVNRVFTNPLMRTFAWLVPPLAVVHHVGRTSGRAYRTPVVAFPSPKGLVIPLTYGRDVDWARNLLAARGGEVERTGRRVALRNPRIVAFAAAEAHLPAPLRPFFRTLDLPGYVLLDRPGGGRTHAARRA, encoded by the coding sequence ATGAATCTCCCCTACTTCCTGCGCCGGGTGAATCGCGTCTTCACCAATCCCCTGATGCGGACCTTCGCGTGGCTCGTCCCGCCGCTCGCCGTCGTGCACCACGTCGGGCGCACGAGCGGCCGGGCGTACCGCACGCCCGTGGTCGCCTTTCCTTCGCCGAAGGGCCTCGTGATCCCGCTGACCTACGGCCGCGACGTCGACTGGGCGCGCAACCTCCTTGCCGCACGCGGTGGCGAGGTCGAGCGGACGGGGCGGCGCGTGGCCCTGCGCAACCCGCGGATCGTCGCCTTCGCCGCCGCCGAGGCCCACCTGCCCGCGCCGCTGCGCCCCTTCTTCCGCACCCTGGACCTCCCCGGCTACGTGCTCCTCGACCGCCCCGGCGGCGGGCGCACGCACGCCGCCCGCAGGGCGTGA
- the arsM gene encoding arsenite methyltransferase, which produces MSSHLERAVRERYGSFAKSSLSSENASIAQVARAFGYSAEELASIPAEANMGLSCGNPTAHAHLRPGETVVDLGCGGGLDVFLAAPKVGPSGKAIGIDMTPEMIERARRNAARGGADGRPFANVEFHLATIDRLPLPDASVDCVISNCVINLAPDKQAVFREIARVLRPGGRVAISDIALRKPLPEGIGADLLAYVGCVAGAIPIDAYRRGLLDAGFAHAEVLDTGSDLDIYRALDAPARSCADPAPPVPAPSCGCSSPAPREGDLRELLGRYDLNEYAASVRVFAVKPA; this is translated from the coding sequence GTGTCCAGCCACCTCGAACGTGCAGTCCGGGAGCGCTACGGCTCGTTCGCGAAGAGCAGCCTGTCGAGCGAGAACGCGTCGATCGCACAGGTCGCCCGTGCCTTCGGCTACTCCGCCGAGGAGCTCGCTTCGATTCCGGCCGAGGCGAACATGGGCCTGTCGTGCGGCAACCCCACGGCCCATGCGCACCTGCGGCCGGGAGAGACCGTCGTGGACCTCGGCTGCGGCGGCGGCCTCGACGTCTTCCTCGCGGCGCCGAAGGTCGGGCCGAGCGGGAAGGCGATCGGGATCGACATGACGCCCGAGATGATCGAGCGCGCGCGCCGCAACGCCGCGCGCGGCGGCGCGGACGGCAGGCCCTTCGCCAACGTGGAGTTCCACCTGGCCACGATCGATCGGCTGCCACTCCCCGACGCCTCGGTGGACTGCGTGATCTCGAACTGCGTGATCAACCTGGCGCCCGACAAGCAGGCCGTGTTCCGGGAGATCGCGCGCGTGCTGCGGCCGGGAGGCCGCGTCGCGATCAGCGACATCGCGCTCCGCAAGCCGCTCCCCGAAGGGATCGGTGCGGACCTGCTCGCGTACGTCGGCTGCGTCGCCGGTGCGATCCCGATCGACGCCTATCGCCGCGGGCTGCTCGACGCCGGCTTCGCCCACGCCGAGGTCCTCGATACCGGCTCGGATCTCGACATCTACCGTGCGCTGGATGCACCGGCGCGCTCGTGCGCGGATCCGGCGCCGCCCGTGCCGGCCCCGTCGTGCGGCTGCTCCTCGCCGGCGCCGCGGGAGGGCGACCTGCGCGAGCTGCTCGGCCGCTACGACCTCAACGAGTACGCCGCGAGCGTACGGGTCTTCGCCGTCAAGCCCGCCTGA
- a CDS encoding carboxymuconolactone decarboxylase family protein, protein MKARMDYKATAPEGIEAMRGLERYVHHCGLEASLLELVKTRASQINGCAFCLDMHTKDARAQGETEQRLYTLSAWEEAPFFTERERAALAWTEAVTRVAETHVPDGAYESARAVFTEKELVDLTLAIVAINGWNRLAIAFRAEAGSYRRPVP, encoded by the coding sequence ATGAAGGCTCGAATGGACTACAAGGCCACGGCTCCGGAGGGCATCGAGGCCATGCGGGGACTGGAGCGATACGTCCACCACTGCGGCCTCGAGGCGTCGCTCCTGGAGCTGGTCAAGACGCGCGCCTCGCAGATCAACGGCTGCGCGTTCTGCCTCGACATGCACACGAAGGACGCGCGTGCCCAGGGCGAGACCGAGCAGCGCCTCTACACGCTGTCGGCCTGGGAGGAGGCGCCGTTCTTCACGGAGCGAGAGCGCGCCGCCCTGGCGTGGACCGAAGCCGTCACGCGGGTGGCCGAGACCCACGTTCCCGATGGAGCCTACGAATCGGCCCGCGCGGTCTTCACGGAGAAGGAGCTCGTGGACCTCACGCTGGCGATCGTGGCCATCAACGGCTGGAACCGCCTGGCCATCGCCTTCCGGGCCGAGGCGGGCAGCTATCGGCGGCCGGTACCCTGA
- a CDS encoding response regulator transcription factor, translating into MKILICDDHPVFREGLREVLAELAAGIAEAPDASAALERVAADPEIELVLLDLAMPGTDGWTAFRRLRERHPTVPVVIVSGSEDPADMRRALEGGAAGFVPKSSTPEVLRRALALVIAGGVFVPVAALSAADPAPGAEPRGGRGTELTARQLDVLRLLSRGLTNREIAGVLGIAEGTVKTHLRTLFEVLDVSNRTEAVLVMRELGLEDPR; encoded by the coding sequence GTGAAGATCCTGATCTGTGACGATCATCCAGTGTTTCGCGAGGGACTGCGCGAGGTCCTCGCGGAGCTCGCCGCCGGGATCGCGGAGGCACCCGACGCGAGCGCCGCCCTGGAACGGGTCGCGGCTGATCCGGAGATCGAGCTGGTGCTGCTCGACCTCGCCATGCCGGGGACGGATGGCTGGACCGCGTTCCGGCGGCTGCGCGAGCGACACCCGACGGTGCCGGTGGTGATCGTCTCCGGCTCCGAGGATCCCGCCGACATGCGGCGTGCTCTCGAGGGAGGGGCCGCCGGCTTCGTGCCCAAGTCGTCGACCCCCGAGGTCCTGCGGCGGGCGCTCGCGCTCGTGATCGCCGGCGGCGTCTTCGTCCCGGTCGCCGCGCTCTCGGCGGCGGACCCCGCTCCCGGGGCGGAGCCGCGGGGAGGCCGGGGGACCGAGCTGACGGCGCGCCAGCTCGACGTCCTGCGCCTGCTCTCGCGCGGGCTCACGAATCGGGAGATCGCCGGGGTCCTCGGCATCGCCGAGGGCACCGTCAAGACCCATCTGCGGACGCTCTTCGAGGTGCTCGACGTGAGCAACCGCACCGAGGCGGTGCTCGTGATGCGCGAGCTGGGCCTCGAGGATCCCCGCTAG